A genomic segment from Tuwongella immobilis encodes:
- a CDS encoding TIGR02996 domain-containing protein, whose product MIPQLPQPLLEAIWYAGDDPTPRLLAADWLEEQGETDWALLVRIQLDRFPSAGIPIHEIRTQLANRLLEPLGPLLPYVRRGLLFRSGFPSILEIRGTPDAELLAHLRHLPTLQELTIVSPDGLAPSAIEAILPLRGLTRLQLPLRCQELTPAQVVQLGSFPQLRIADVHTRFGFNLLTAQMDRFHAAKRQAITELPPIARTQAIQAMLGSHHVCLSPTESRYDSQSWHSDGLFARLDPHLRHLSIHRLSPDGLEHLAACSQLESLRLIRCRATDFGSWPQLPHLRELSLTTDNLPIPARDLARWLQSHPQLEMFAFRAPIDDANQFWQELSFHPGLRVLHGAWEKAPAPQLNAVRLPELIELAMPIQESYRNTDPHVGLPKLRIWYDSNSDDFESGIWRRELAAIGVWASDLSEPNEMEQLRRFFETFCTWQEWIDPHGGRWRFPVPPDWIIASDQERATRTNGPRLVASVREFGPFRDAIEGCSYAPARIHWEWIEPPELANSATPAEATTEMDEPLPATGPGSLRSWLQWPLRLNSFSHEVPGLGDDAANYRDDDRLGLQVVWQCGSGILRLSGVGSCLRVVNWTDYFTTLAQMVQRPQKG is encoded by the coding sequence ATGATTCCCCAACTTCCCCAGCCACTGTTGGAAGCCATTTGGTACGCGGGGGATGATCCGACCCCACGATTGCTGGCCGCCGATTGGCTTGAAGAACAAGGCGAAACCGATTGGGCACTTCTGGTGCGGATTCAACTGGATCGCTTCCCCAGCGCGGGGATTCCGATTCACGAAATCAGAACTCAGCTCGCCAATCGACTGCTCGAACCGCTTGGGCCATTACTCCCCTATGTGCGTCGTGGGCTTCTGTTTCGATCTGGATTTCCCTCCATTCTGGAAATTCGCGGCACGCCCGACGCGGAACTTCTGGCGCATCTGAGACATCTGCCCACCTTGCAGGAACTGACCATCGTCTCGCCAGACGGTTTGGCCCCGAGCGCCATTGAGGCGATTCTGCCACTCCGCGGGTTGACCCGGTTGCAACTTCCCCTGCGGTGTCAGGAACTCACGCCAGCGCAAGTCGTGCAACTGGGGTCATTTCCGCAGCTTCGGATTGCAGACGTTCACACGCGATTCGGATTCAACCTCCTCACCGCGCAAATGGACCGCTTCCATGCCGCCAAGCGCCAAGCCATCACGGAACTTCCGCCCATCGCTCGCACCCAGGCCATCCAAGCGATGTTGGGGTCACACCATGTCTGCCTGAGTCCCACCGAGTCGCGGTATGACTCGCAGTCGTGGCATTCGGATGGACTGTTTGCCCGGCTCGATCCGCATTTGCGTCACCTGTCGATTCATCGGCTGTCGCCTGATGGGCTGGAGCATCTCGCAGCATGTTCGCAATTGGAATCACTGCGGTTGATTCGCTGCCGGGCCACGGATTTCGGATCATGGCCGCAGTTGCCCCATCTGCGCGAACTGTCGTTGACGACCGACAATCTGCCAATCCCGGCCCGCGACTTGGCCCGATGGTTGCAATCGCATCCGCAGTTGGAGATGTTCGCATTTCGGGCACCCATCGACGATGCGAACCAATTTTGGCAAGAGCTGTCATTTCATCCCGGGCTTCGCGTATTACACGGTGCATGGGAGAAGGCTCCCGCTCCGCAATTGAACGCGGTTCGCCTGCCGGAATTGATCGAACTGGCGATGCCGATTCAGGAGTCGTATCGCAACACCGACCCACACGTCGGATTACCGAAACTGCGAATCTGGTACGATTCCAATTCGGATGACTTCGAAAGTGGCATTTGGCGGCGAGAGTTGGCCGCAATCGGCGTCTGGGCGTCCGATTTGAGCGAGCCGAACGAAATGGAACAATTGCGGCGGTTTTTCGAGACATTCTGCACCTGGCAGGAATGGATCGATCCCCACGGCGGACGCTGGCGGTTTCCCGTGCCGCCCGATTGGATCATCGCCAGCGACCAGGAGCGGGCCACCCGCACCAACGGCCCACGCCTGGTTGCATCGGTTCGGGAATTCGGCCCATTCCGCGACGCGATCGAGGGTTGCAGCTACGCCCCCGCACGCATCCACTGGGAATGGATCGAGCCGCCGGAACTGGCGAATTCCGCCACGCCAGCCGAGGCAACCACCGAGATGGACGAGCCACTCCCGGCGACCGGTCCCGGCTCGTTGCGTTCTTGGCTCCAGTGGCCGCTACGACTGAACAGCTTCAGCCACGAGGTGCCCGGCTTGGGCGATGACGCAGCAAACTATCGGGACGATGATCGGCTCGGACTCCAAGTGGTCTGGCAGTGCGGTTCTGGAATTCTGCGATTGTCGGGCGTTGGGAGTTGTCTTCGCGTCGTGAATTGGACAGACTATTTCACGACGTTGGCTCAAATGGTGCAACGTCCGCAGAAGGGTTGA
- a CDS encoding TIGR02996 domain-containing protein yields MAVLPPELIDAILARPDDDAVRLMAADWYIEQGDADRAEFIRVQCELAKIREANVRVKRPKNYSELTSREAELWQLNGNRWLAESELNTAIFSPVQFWRGFPTYLFGILPVNWDSFTAMLTRVPFLRFLAVQITPPVPPDWLAVLLPCRDLRTVHLAINRPPLEWEELQPLTQHPRLTDIQVAHQGRSLISSANRRRLNSQREKTQEHSTDESGRLSDLRARLRPVVRTSVSGLDTMSISHIPRQEINIARSLTTLRRVRLFRCSATNLRSLAQLPQIESLELLEYPPELPEILANCTQFRELHFLDHRVSHAPGLGEWLARQERLEILNIQMPIGTPGTVLRPLNHSRTLRVLRLLDWIDATRLAGFHFPELRELAARILPETILEHRSQFPKLETLSSLMPTSIESAQRLAQSNLFVPEYASMQAMLDLVPPDRSHLVELPLFGPNEPRPATAPRRGAKAKSPAEDAIPTLSLQLPNGLEAIPDAKSPSATSGVVTLAGWREFGTTHEWPDCCILHPTRIWLERIETPLGVMNARDWLTGPPTPFVGANWSAFIKVNESVRPEPRVLRWDLQEFCGIRAVWMGKQSVLRLMAEFSNYRIADWYRRILDLIASVRPPQGM; encoded by the coding sequence GTGGCGGTTTTGCCCCCCGAATTAATCGATGCGATTCTCGCTCGTCCCGATGACGATGCCGTGCGGCTGATGGCCGCCGATTGGTACATCGAACAGGGCGACGCCGACCGGGCCGAATTCATTCGCGTGCAATGCGAACTGGCCAAGATCCGCGAAGCCAATGTGCGGGTGAAACGCCCCAAAAATTATAGCGAATTGACGAGCCGCGAAGCGGAATTATGGCAACTGAACGGCAACCGCTGGCTCGCGGAATCCGAATTAAACACGGCCATTTTCAGCCCCGTGCAGTTCTGGCGGGGCTTCCCCACCTATCTGTTCGGCATTCTGCCCGTGAATTGGGACAGCTTCACGGCGATGCTCACGCGTGTCCCGTTTCTGCGATTCTTGGCAGTGCAAATCACGCCCCCCGTGCCACCGGATTGGCTCGCTGTTTTGCTCCCCTGTCGGGATTTGCGAACGGTGCATCTGGCGATCAATCGCCCGCCCTTGGAATGGGAGGAACTGCAACCGCTCACGCAGCATCCGCGATTGACCGACATCCAGGTTGCGCATCAAGGACGCTCGCTGATTAGCAGTGCGAATCGTCGCCGACTCAATTCCCAACGCGAGAAAACGCAAGAGCATTCCACCGATGAATCGGGTCGGCTCAGCGACTTGCGAGCGCGGCTGCGGCCCGTCGTCCGCACCAGTGTCAGCGGATTAGACACGATGAGCATTTCGCACATTCCGCGACAAGAAATCAACATTGCCCGCTCGCTCACCACGCTTCGCCGGGTGCGACTGTTTCGCTGCAGCGCCACCAATTTGCGCAGTCTGGCCCAACTTCCGCAGATCGAATCGCTGGAACTGTTGGAATATCCCCCGGAATTGCCGGAAATCCTGGCCAATTGCACGCAGTTCCGCGAACTGCATTTCTTGGATCATCGGGTCAGTCACGCTCCCGGATTGGGCGAATGGTTGGCCCGGCAAGAACGACTCGAAATCCTCAACATTCAGATGCCAATCGGCACGCCCGGCACCGTGCTTCGCCCGCTGAATCACTCCCGCACGCTGCGGGTGCTGCGATTGCTCGATTGGATCGATGCCACTCGGCTGGCGGGATTCCACTTCCCGGAATTGCGCGAGTTAGCCGCCCGAATCCTCCCCGAAACCATTCTCGAACACCGCAGCCAATTCCCGAAATTGGAGACGCTTTCGAGCCTGATGCCAACATCGATTGAAAGCGCGCAACGGCTGGCACAATCCAATCTGTTTGTGCCCGAATATGCATCCATGCAGGCCATGTTGGATCTGGTGCCGCCCGATCGCAGTCATTTGGTCGAATTGCCGCTGTTCGGCCCGAATGAGCCACGACCGGCGACCGCTCCCCGGCGTGGGGCGAAGGCCAAATCGCCTGCGGAAGACGCGATTCCGACGCTGTCACTGCAACTGCCCAACGGCCTGGAAGCGATTCCCGATGCGAAATCGCCCTCGGCCACGTCGGGAGTCGTCACCCTGGCGGGGTGGCGGGAGTTCGGCACCACGCACGAATGGCCGGATTGCTGCATCCTGCACCCGACTCGGATTTGGCTGGAACGAATCGAAACGCCGCTGGGTGTGATGAATGCCCGCGATTGGCTCACCGGCCCGCCCACGCCGTTTGTCGGTGCCAATTGGAGCGCCTTCATCAAAGTCAACGAATCGGTGCGGCCCGAGCCACGGGTGCTGCGCTGGGATCTGCAAGAATTCTGCGGAATTCGCGCGGTCTGGATGGGCAAGCAATCGGTGCTGCGGCTGATGGCGGAGTTCAGCAATTATCGCATTGCCGATTGGTATCGCCGCATTCTGGATCTGATCGCGTCGGTGCGTCCGCCCCAAGGAATGTAA
- a CDS encoding TIGR02996 domain-containing protein codes for MGTLPCVRPGREIAEGTLMIPLPPETVEAILESPEDDSLRLMAADRLEEAGDAETAEFIRLQCQLARASRDGLRPTELRRLNARQDLLISRHRDRWLEPFRRIWEGGIANFAIARGVMTLLEVRAALTDDRIPLLLGIPLLERFICKTRTQLTPESLQTFAALRNLHELDIRLNVVSLEWEEIAPLAELPRLQRLELRNLAGRTLMRPHLTRWAAARARHLRSVEDDRDRHQQAQEQLRDVLQRSLAGSCSMVLKKPKRELVTAQHIPALTGLWIRDPNATHLEQMGALEGLRSLSISRLRVERLGSLPRMPQLREIRLDSRDSLDGMLLGRWLREMPNLTALAVYGTLHSAWSMLQAIEHLPNLRIIDLMYSTLNPSDLAMLRMPSLLELNLHEVAVDPTLTLLERFPRLRVLMGDFPQHGPEFATRLAEFANRGVLLTRGVDSNEIPRWMRSHGTVGCPVAAFVDGSRMPLPVGQLRLAESLDSQSPVNRLADWQEFGENDPATLEMHLAPARIQIERIELSRGLANVRGLLVGPALPVRTVRWSISTRFTTESGLQGTRMDWTSGRFAGNRLLILTRQRAYRIQLDVGISRRTTWNHWLEALAMRFIPGEE; via the coding sequence ATGGGGACGCTCCCGTGCGTGCGACCGGGGCGGGAGATTGCAGAGGGGACGTTGATGATTCCGTTGCCGCCAGAAACCGTCGAGGCGATTTTGGAATCGCCGGAGGATGATTCGTTGCGGCTGATGGCGGCCGATCGGCTGGAAGAAGCCGGCGACGCGGAAACCGCCGAATTCATTCGCCTGCAATGCCAACTCGCCCGCGCCAGCCGCGATGGATTGCGCCCCACGGAACTGCGACGGCTCAACGCCCGGCAGGATCTGCTCATCAGCCGCCATCGCGATCGCTGGTTGGAGCCGTTTCGCCGCATTTGGGAAGGCGGAATCGCCAATTTCGCCATCGCTCGCGGCGTGATGACACTGCTGGAAGTTCGAGCCGCCCTCACCGATGATCGCATTCCGCTCCTGCTGGGGATTCCGCTCTTGGAGCGGTTCATCTGCAAGACGCGCACACAACTCACACCAGAATCGCTGCAGACCTTTGCCGCGTTGCGGAATCTCCACGAACTCGATATCCGTCTGAATGTTGTCTCGCTGGAATGGGAAGAAATTGCCCCGCTGGCGGAGCTGCCGCGATTGCAGCGCTTGGAACTGCGCAATCTCGCCGGTCGCACGCTGATGCGACCGCATCTGACCCGCTGGGCGGCGGCCCGCGCGCGGCATCTGCGCTCCGTCGAAGATGACCGCGACCGCCACCAACAAGCCCAGGAACAATTGCGCGATGTCCTGCAACGCAGTCTGGCGGGCAGTTGCTCGATGGTGCTCAAAAAGCCCAAGCGCGAATTGGTGACCGCTCAGCACATCCCGGCACTCACCGGACTCTGGATTCGCGATCCCAACGCCACCCACCTGGAGCAGATGGGCGCGTTGGAGGGGTTGCGGTCGCTGTCGATCTCTCGGCTGCGGGTGGAACGGCTCGGCTCCCTGCCGCGCATGCCCCAATTGCGGGAAATTCGCCTCGATTCCCGCGATTCGCTGGATGGAATGCTGTTGGGCCGTTGGCTGCGGGAGATGCCAAACCTCACCGCGCTGGCGGTGTATGGCACGCTGCACTCGGCGTGGAGCATGCTGCAAGCGATTGAGCATCTGCCGAATCTGCGGATCATCGATCTCATGTATTCCACGTTGAATCCATCGGATCTGGCGATGCTGCGGATGCCGTCGCTGCTGGAATTGAATCTGCACGAAGTGGCGGTCGATCCCACGCTGACTCTGTTGGAGCGGTTCCCACGGTTGCGCGTGTTGATGGGCGATTTTCCGCAGCATGGCCCGGAATTCGCCACCCGACTCGCGGAATTCGCCAATCGCGGCGTGCTGCTGACGCGCGGCGTGGATAGCAACGAAATCCCGCGATGGATGCGGTCCCATGGCACGGTCGGCTGTCCGGTCGCAGCGTTTGTGGATGGCAGCCGCATGCCGTTGCCGGTGGGCCAGTTGCGATTGGCGGAATCCCTCGATTCGCAATCGCCGGTGAATCGGCTCGCGGATTGGCAGGAATTCGGGGAGAATGACCCCGCCACGTTGGAAATGCACCTCGCCCCGGCACGAATTCAAATCGAACGCATCGAATTATCGCGTGGCTTGGCGAACGTGCGCGGGCTGCTGGTCGGGCCTGCGTTGCCTGTGCGGACGGTTCGCTGGTCCATCTCCACGCGGTTCACCACCGAAAGCGGGCTGCAAGGCACGCGCATGGATTGGACTTCGGGACGATTCGCCGGCAATCGATTGCTGATTCTCACCCGACAACGGGCGTACCGCATTCAACTGGACGTGGGAATTTCCCGACGAACGACCTGGAATCACTGGCTGGAAGCGTTGGCGATGCGATTCATCCCTGGCGAGGAGTGA
- a CDS encoding TIGR02996 domain-containing protein, producing MLVLPEDLQTAILAAPDSDSPRLVAADWLEEQGETDRAAFIRVQCELAEMRQKRIRNERRRVELTQQETELLLAHQLTWVGPLAPVVRDRQLQVHFHRGMIREILTDHALPEAALAQFAIEPFIERLRLRWQSGTPRTILEQVAKLSNLRTIELWFPGQQLRTADLQPIIVLTRVKQLRIRGGRWGGSLLTSLRGWLKRAWAQQSEKLPDDDQQTAYRAKLGKMLTSTTTGLDIVTIINPPRSALQFAANLPGLRRIEIHRQTNSRIVGLRSCDTVRSLSLEDVSGWVPNALQELPELEDFTIHARFPINDALLPRQPLPRLRSLGIRGTLVPANQQFGIVGNLPELRVLHWNLANPTTLEHWKLQPRPKVRELAFGKLPTGITPEWIRSQFPHLHSLLLKGSDENRLDWEQMLPDCAINGRIPESQWQPVPNLPDGMTMQMPRWMAAHGAVAAPHADQVSEIQPLGAWTEFAEDATAEFPQMCWLGGIRIWLERLERPAGAVRSREWLTGPTTGLVRVDWSNFHAVESPQKTTLRVLSWNHGWLSGTRAVWITPTHLVRLLAEHPEQRSQLALPLIRAVIRSLRFPALESPKRTRRSPK from the coding sequence ATGCTGGTGCTTCCCGAGGATTTGCAGACCGCGATTCTGGCCGCCCCCGATTCGGACTCCCCCCGATTGGTGGCCGCCGATTGGCTCGAAGAACAGGGCGAAACTGACCGAGCCGCCTTCATTCGCGTGCAATGCGAGCTGGCCGAGATGCGCCAGAAACGCATTCGCAACGAACGCCGCCGCGTGGAACTCACCCAGCAAGAAACCGAACTGCTGCTGGCCCACCAACTCACCTGGGTCGGCCCACTCGCGCCGGTGGTACGAGACAGGCAGTTGCAGGTGCATTTTCATCGCGGCATGATTCGGGAAATCCTGACCGATCACGCCTTGCCCGAAGCCGCACTCGCACAATTTGCCATCGAGCCGTTCATCGAACGCCTGCGCTTGCGCTGGCAAAGCGGCACGCCACGCACGATTCTGGAGCAAGTCGCCAAGCTATCGAATCTGCGCACCATCGAGTTATGGTTCCCCGGTCAGCAACTCAGGACCGCCGATCTTCAGCCGATCATCGTGTTAACTCGGGTGAAGCAATTGCGAATTCGCGGGGGGCGATGGGGTGGCTCGCTGCTGACCTCGCTGCGCGGGTGGCTGAAGCGTGCCTGGGCACAACAAAGCGAGAAACTCCCCGACGACGACCAGCAGACCGCCTATCGCGCCAAACTGGGCAAAATGCTCACCAGCACCACCACGGGATTGGACATCGTAACGATCATCAATCCGCCACGCAGTGCGCTGCAATTCGCCGCCAATCTGCCGGGATTGCGCCGCATCGAAATTCATCGCCAGACCAATTCTCGCATTGTCGGGCTGCGTTCCTGCGACACGGTGCGCTCGCTATCGCTGGAAGATGTTAGCGGGTGGGTTCCCAATGCGTTGCAGGAACTTCCCGAATTGGAAGATTTCACCATCCACGCCCGCTTCCCCATCAACGATGCCCTGCTGCCGCGTCAGCCGCTCCCCCGACTGCGCTCGTTGGGGATTCGCGGCACGCTGGTCCCGGCGAATCAGCAATTCGGCATCGTGGGCAATCTCCCAGAATTGCGGGTGTTGCATTGGAATCTCGCCAATCCCACCACATTGGAACACTGGAAGCTCCAGCCACGTCCCAAGGTGCGCGAACTCGCCTTCGGCAAACTCCCCACGGGAATCACTCCCGAGTGGATTCGCTCGCAATTTCCGCATCTGCATTCGCTGCTTCTGAAAGGATCGGATGAAAACCGTCTGGATTGGGAGCAGATGCTGCCGGATTGCGCGATCAATGGCCGAATTCCCGAATCACAATGGCAGCCGGTGCCGAATCTGCCCGATGGCATGACGATGCAGATGCCGCGGTGGATGGCCGCTCATGGGGCTGTGGCCGCGCCGCATGCCGACCAGGTGAGCGAGATTCAACCATTGGGCGCATGGACAGAATTCGCCGAGGATGCCACTGCGGAATTCCCGCAAATGTGCTGGCTGGGCGGGATTCGCATCTGGCTGGAACGCTTGGAACGCCCCGCCGGTGCCGTCCGCTCCCGCGAGTGGCTCACCGGCCCGACCACCGGATTGGTCCGCGTGGATTGGAGCAATTTTCACGCCGTGGAATCGCCGCAAAAGACGACGCTGCGTGTGTTGAGTTGGAATCACGGCTGGCTGTCGGGCACACGAGCCGTCTGGATCACGCCAACGCATCTGGTGCGGCTGCTGGCGGAACACCCCGAACAGCGCAGCCAGTTGGCGCTGCCGCTGATTCGCGCGGTCATTCGCTCGCTGCGATTCCCCGCATTGGAATCTCCCAAACGTACCCGGAGATCGCCGAAATGA